AAGTTTGGTCCCCGTACAAACAGTAGCATTTCATAATCCTAATTAATCCgtttctgctttttttagtTAACAATATATTATTTGTTCCACTAAGTAATCTATTTAGCTGTAATCTAACCAGATGCAAAAGTAATAGGTATTCTTAATTGCCTGGTAGTCTGGTGGGGAGAGGATGAGGTGTTTGGTTCTGCCAGGTTTTATCATGCAGAGGTCCCAAAAGCCCTCAGTTGTGCAGCTAATGGTATTTTTCAATGTTAGTTCTccccaaaatacatttttctaaaCTCAGAACAGTTGGTTTGGGGTTCACTGTGGAACACACATCAAGGAGCACCCTTGTATAGAGAAGTATTTAGAGTCCATCTTCCCAGACTTTCTTACTTTGTGTGAAGCCAGTGTTACCTGACACAGCTTAGATGATTTGGACCTGGGTTCACATCAAAGAGGGGCCTTGTGACAACCTGCTTGTGGCATCAAGCCTTAAAATTTAGAGAAAATGCCTGATCATGGATTGGTGTAGGAGtcagaaatgttttggtttttgaaCTTGCACATAGGCATAACGAAAACTGAATTTatctttggaaaagaaaatgtacagGATAGTTTTCATGCTTACATGAATTGTTGCATGCACATGGCATTGCTCTTAACCTGAGTACATTCTGATCCAGAAGTGTTGTGAGTGTGTTTTGCCCATGGTGTCCTGCCTTTGCACAGGGAAAGCTTGGCTTCCATGCTAGAGGGATTGTGCTGCTTTTAGACTCAAGCTGCCTCTGGGGTCAGTGGTGGCAGAAAATGCCTCTGGTGGCATTTTCTGTTTAATGTTCATCATGTGGCAGCAGGCATGGACTAAAAAAACTGATGAATCTGATTTGTGTGTGCACAAAGTCAGTCTGCAACCTGAATACATAATTTAGTAACAACTGAGCATTGAAATTTCAGTTCTACCTGATGACAGTTTTATAAACAGTTGCATAAAATGTGTGCTGTCATTTAAAATTGATGTgaggctggcaggagccagATGGGGTCAGGtctgtgcatttttaaagaaaactaaagAGTTCAGAGTTTCTGGCGTGGACCAGGGGGTGTCATTAATTacagttttttggtttggggttctttttagTTATACTACAATATACTAAAATACACCAAATTATGACTATAAAACACGGTGGAAGTGTTTCATAGTAGGAGGGACATTACAGGTGAGGATGGCTATTCTTTTGAGGCAgggtatgtttttctttttgtaccaTTCCTTCATAGTAttcactgcagaagaaattgcATGGTAACATGATCTTTGTGCTCCTACTTGTGCATATAAATACAGCAAAGAGGACTTTCAAGTATTGGTGTCCCCCTTCAtctttgttttcacttgttcaTATTTTCACTTTATGTTCCATTTATCTGTAGCTATGTTGTCAAGACTTCTAGAATGTAATAACCTGTTTAATAGCCTCATAGTTATGGTGCTATTTTTAACTGTAAACAGAGGATCTGGATCAACTCAAAATAGCCTGACAGGAATTAATGTATGAGCCAGAGGGTGGGGCATGTCTAAATTATGATAAGACAGTACAGCACAGTTGTGCTTTGCCAAAATGGTCTGTCATTCTGAGCCAGTGTTTCCCTGTCAAATTGTACTGGTGTATTATTGCAATTTTAGAACAAACAAACCCTAAACTTGTACCTTGAGTGGTGCTGACAAATTCTGATCCACCGGATGGCTGATGTGCATGCTGATTAGGCAGGAGcttttgagatattttttttcctagtttgttttgtggttgggtttttttcttttctttgtgtattATTATTTAGTCCTGTCTGTGCTGCATGTTTGTAAACATTGAGTGCAGACGTAAGAATCTTAAAAGTAGTGAAGAGgttgttttaaaaaaccaaatccctTTTGTATCATTCATcacatgagaagaaaaattgaaagtTTATGTGCGCTTATCCATGCCAATTCTCATTTTAATCATCAATatttgaaatgccttttttttcctcattctttaaAACAACTTGCTTACATTGCTTGTTTTTTATTAACTGTGTTATAGTTTCTGACATGTTGTGTCTTGCTCTTCTAGAAGGAGTTCTGGAAAGTCTACAAAAACGGACTCCAGGGAGAAAGTAGCACAGGACATAGCTGGTATTCATTTTACCTTGCATTTCCATTAATCATTGGCCTTTTTGTTATCCTCATTGTCATTTTTGTCATCTGGAGATgcctgtttaaaaagaaaatgcgTAGGCAGTCGGTGTACGTGCACAGGGGAGCCCACGGAGCGCTGGGCGATGGTGCTGATGGCAGAGGGCCCCTCCCGCCGCCTCTCAGCATTGTTCATTCCCCACAGGAGGAAATGTATGAAGTCAGTGGGCTCTCTCCAGGAGATCTGAGCTATTCGGATGCACGGTCAGACTCAATATCCACAAGGCTCTCAAACTGTGATCCTCCTCCTTCCTATGAGGAAGCCACTGGGGAAATCAGTGTGAGAAGAAGCGACACTGAACAGCATTTAGATCCACCCCCACAGTATGAAGACATTGTGAATTCCAGTTCAGCCACTGCCATTGCACTTACTCCCATTGTCACCAGTACTAAGTAAAACAAGAAGAATGCCATGgaccttttaaaaatcagtaatcGTTTTGTAGCACTTTATCTTGGCTTATTATGCATTTCTGTAATTTAACGGACTTGTATACAATGAATTTCACCTTTTCTAGGTTCCCTCGTTctttgggtttgggattttttttcccctatagAATGTCTTAAAAGATAAGGAATCTGTATTGAGAGTGTAGTGCAGATACAGATGTGGTGCTCTGTCATACTTCTCAAAAGTACATCTGTTTTGAAGGATGTTGCTTTATTCCAAACACTGTCCACATTCCCCACAAGATTTGTGGGATCGCCCTCCCCTTTCTTACTGCAGACTGTCAGAATTCCCTACAATAGGGAATCCTTAAGCAACATTTTAATAGTTATTTACACTAGAGGGGACTGATTTTGCAGTATTGCCTCTTGTCTGGTTGGTTCCTTTTTCTCACTTGGATTTTTGTTGCATGCTGCACCCTCTCCTGGCCCTCAGGAAGCTGGGAGCCTTTGTGTTCAAACCAGGATCTCATGGAGAATGCTGGTGTAAGAGCAATAATTCCAGACTCCTAGCAGGAGGGGTGTACTGTAAAGCTTTTGCTATTATAGCTCAAAATTCTGTAAATGCTTAGAAGCTGACAATTCAAGACACTAATTGGTGAATTTAATGGTataagttttttttctgtgttctgcctttcctgttttcctgtcttGTTTTAGTTTTCTATTCTAGAGGTGAGAAGTGTGCATATGTTAACTTCAGAACTTGAAAGTTCATGCGACAGTAATACCGAAGTACTCAAGAGTGGATAAAATCCTGATCATAGACTTCCTACTGTGATTTTCACTGGGACCAGGATGTAATCTATAAGCACATACATCCAAAGGCATTACTCTCctttttaaaaggggaaaaaggaaagaaattcagtgtctgtgacttctttttttccccagctatGAAAACCTTCCTCAAGGTTTTCCCTGCTATAAACCCCTTCCTCAAGTTCTGATACTCTCTTGCCTACTGACAGGTACCTTGTGTGCACCTTGTACTGGTGCCTGTGGAAATTCTTTGCAGAGAATATAGAAACCTTTTTTCAACAACATTTATTGCTTATCCATTCCAAGGAATTCTAAGAACGTGCAGCCATAACCCCAAGCATTAGTGTGGAGTGACTTTCTGAGACTGAAGAGATGAATGCAAGTTATATACAGGCTTGTACAGAATTTCACCCACCTGGTTTAGGTGGTACAAATTCTAGTgtggtgtttcttttttcacaggTTGATTTAAAAGTTAATTGCTTGGTTTAATTTCTGAGTATTaagtttcagttttctttcttcccacacCAGGGTAGCATGGCATTAGCTTAGTACTGTTCTGTGGTCTACTAATCAATTAGCACCAAATGAAACTTACTGAGCCCTGAAGGActaaattttgtctttcttacGACAGAAACCCAAACTGTCTTGTTTCAAACACCCCAAATGAAATGCCCATGCCATCTGTTTGAAATTGCTCTTAATGTCCCTCTCATGAGGCCTTGGCCCACCTTTTCTCAGAGGATTTTTATGGAAGGAGACTGGAAGGAAATGGATGGTTATAGATGGGTGTGTAAATGCACACTTTGATAAGAATATGATCTAATGTATTGACACGTGGAGTCAGGAGTTCTCATTTTTGGCAGAGTAGGTTGCCTTTGTTGCCTGCTGGGGCTCTTCAGCAGCTAAAGCAAGTTGTATTAGAGATGAACTCCTGGCCAAACTCCTGACTCCAGTCAAAACTGTAACTCTCATTTATATTCATTATATATTACAGATATATTAAGATAGGCAGATAAGTACAGTATGGTTTGGACACTTGTAGTAAAAATtgcctgggttttgtttgtggaCTGTCAGaccttttcttttgaagtggTTTTAGCTCTTGTGAATTCCGAACTGAGACTTGTGGAAGTTAAAGCTCCTTTCATACCAAGCAAGAGTTAATGAATACACTGCTCTAGGCAGATTCACCAGAACAAAGTGCCTCATCCCAGCGTGCAGGAACCACCTCAGAAAGAGCTGGTGCTTCAGTGTCTGTGCCATATTGGCATCTCCTGTGCCTGCCAGCACAGACAGTAGTTTTAGCAGTAACTTCCTCGTCAGGATATAGGACTTTCCTGTAGGAAATGCATGGAGATCACCCATGTCACATTAGGTTGTTAAGCAGCCGTCATCATCCCCTGAACATGGGCAGTCTACTTTAGTAATTTAGACATGAGctggcttttcccttttttctgttttttctttactctgtATTCCACTACCACTTCTGAAGGGTTTGTTTCTGGCTCCTAAGTTGAGTATGTTACTTTGTCTTGTTACTGTGTCCAGTAGATACTTTTATGTGCAATCCAAAATTGAAGCTTGCCATTCCAAAAAAATTCACAACCAAAAACTTAAAGTGATTTAATTAGACAATGCCTTTTCCATGAGTACGTGAGTGTGAAAGACATTGTGGACTATAAATTTATGTCTTGGTGAATAAATTCGATATTTAAACTAAACCTGTGTGGGACAGTTGTGCAAATGCGTTTCCTCTGAGACATGAACAGTTTTCTCCATGTTGGAATAGTGTCAAATTACaaattgttttgttctgttttgtgaaATGTGGGAAAATAGCTTAGTCTTGTGGTTGGCTTTTCTAAcctaactgaaaaataaaattttatttgtactgGAGTTttatacagcttttttttccttgttgttttACCTATCCTAGAATTGCATGGTCATgcaataaatataaatttatagtTGTATCTCTCTAAGGTTTTGCAACTCTGAATGCAGTGCTGTCTTGACTGATGACATGAATAGTCAGGATACTGCCTTTCCCACTTCTGAATGTAACATTGAATTTCATCTTGTATAAGGACTGAAATTATTTAGCTACTAAAACTAACTTGAAGGTGGCGCTGTTTTAAGAAATTATGGAAATTAATGATTTGCTTAGATGATATTAACATTAGTGAAGGTTGTGCTCTCTTCACTGGATGTAAATAACCTCTGATTACAGTATTGTGTATGTTAAAGGGGTTTGGTTTACATTAAATTATcctatttaaacatttttgccTATGTTTATAGAAAATTTTTTGTAACACTTGTTTTTCAATatgctaaataaaaatttttaagatGCCTCTAATGTTTCAAAATACCAGTTTTACACAACTGCAGTATTTACTTTGTGGTCTTTTAATTTCCATTGTTCTGTGGACTTAATCAGTTTCATGAATCAATTGTTTTGATgctataaaatacaaatataattttgtttgcAGGTAGGCAAGACTATTGTTTCAAAATTCAGGCTCAATTTCAATCGGTGTTGTTAATTTGTATAGTTTccaattttgaaaaaaagcatttaacgCTGTCATGAGCTCATTTGCTTAGAGTCTGGTGttaataacaccaaggttgtgggttcaatccctgtatgggctgttcacttaagagttggacttgatgatccttctgagtcccttccaactcggaatattctgtgatttcttgtAGCCACAGCTAAATAAGTCACAGgccaaaggaaaggaaactgtAGCAAAAAAAGTTGAAGTTCGAGAACCTAATTTCAAAGTTCACTTGAGCCACTTGAAAGTGACTACAAAATTTCATGTCAGCTCTAGGAATGATGAATTaacagagaacaaaaccagCCTTGTGTAATGATCCCTGCTGGAAACTGGAGGTCTCCATTCCAGGCAGCACAAAGTGCGTGTCATCCCTTCCCACTCTGATAATCAGGATAAAATGTCCTTGGGATTGTTCACCAGTGCAGGGCCTGTGGGAGAGACTGGTGAAGCCCAGAGTGAGGTTTGTGTCTCAGAGCTGTGAACTCAAGTGCAGTTTTGTGCTGCTcataacaaaaaggaaaagaaaggtaCTTGAAGCAGCAAAGAGCAGTGACTTTCCAAGCTGTCAGTGCACACTGTGGCCCCATGTTCCCCTTGGGAAGCTTTTATTTGTGTATCCCAAGCCAGCACCATCCAAACAGGACGCTCTGCCCTAGGTTAAGTGGGGCTTGCTGTGCACACTCACGTTTGTGTCCTGGCCTCATGCCCATCAGCATGGGCTGGCGTGTTCATCCTGCCCCTGGCTTCCAGCTATGGGAACATGGGGGATACGGTGCTAAACTGGTGTCATGCGTCTCAGTGTCTATACAAATGAAATCATTGCTCAGGTTACCAGTGATGAATGTTCattatttattgtttcttgTGCCCAGAGcactctgctgtgctgctctaaATCACACTGatagatttctttttatcttctgCATAATGTGAGCTTTGTAAATGTCTCCTAGTGCCacttgctgatttttaaaaagaaggaaaaccatgTTCAGCTGAAAGCACTGAGGTAACATCTGTACTACTTCATTGCTTGCTGCACACACATTTGATTGATTTGCTACAGGGTAATTGAACTTTGAGTTTTGCCAGAAACTTGAAGTACACTTTTCTTCTGCAGGGGCATCTCGgtaattgtatttttcatttgacaGTGAGTTATTGAATGCTAAATAACAAGTCAGTGTAAGAAAGGTCTTGCTTATGCTCTCTTGACCATATCCATCTATAGATACACAGATATAGATATCTCCAGCACATATATTATACGGCATATTATACAGGACTTACTTACCATTTAGATCTCTGCAACAATGTTTGCTGTAATATTAGACCCGTGTCCTCTTTGCCTGTCCTGTCTCTGTGTATCCTGCAATAAAGACACACTGactgctgtgctgttttccaCTTGAAAGCGTTGTACAGAACTGTGTGGCTCCCAGGGTTAGCTGAGGAACttaaagcaagaaggaaacaagtatttaaaaaatccattttgatACTACCAGCAATGAAATCTCTGCTGGTGAAATAATCTGTACCAGACTGTCTCCCTGGCCTTTCCTGTGGTGTGGGATGTGTTTTCCCACACAACAGACCCTGGATCAATTCCATGGGTCAGAGGCTCccagtttgatttttctttattttctcactcagctcttgctgctggcagtggtgcagcagctgctcttggcTGTGCACAGGGACTTGAGTTGTTTGTTTGGTGACACACATCTGTACATAGGTGGCTCTGGGACCCAggcttccctgcttccctcccctgACCTTGCTGGTCTGCTCACACCCAGGCCGGGCAGTATTTCAGTGCTGGACAAAGAGCCGAGGGGATGAACGCAGCAATGGGGACCAGAGGCAGGTGTCAgcctgctgtgccacagggagaGACACAGTCTGTTATCACCTGTGGCCTTTTCACTGCCAGTATGA
This Corvus moneduloides isolate bCorMon1 chromosome 2, bCorMon1.pri, whole genome shotgun sequence DNA region includes the following protein-coding sequences:
- the PRRG1 gene encoding transmembrane gamma-carboxyglutamic acid protein 1, with amino-acid sequence MDSVFLTEDKANSVLKRYPRANTFLEELKQGDIEHECREEICSYEEAREAFENEEKTKEFWKVYKNGLQGESSTGHSWYSFYLAFPLIIGLFVILIVIFVIWRCLFKKKMRRQSVYVHRGAHGALGDGADGRGPLPPPLSIVHSPQEEMYEVSGLSPGDLSYSDARSDSISTRLSNCDPPPSYEEATGEISVRRSDTEQHLDPPPQYEDIVNSSSATAIALTPIVTSTK